Proteins co-encoded in one Methylobacterium sp. WL1 genomic window:
- a CDS encoding methyl-accepting chemotaxis protein, whose protein sequence is MLSLRRKRPAPELAGTAVTADAQTSAPVSTTVLESVPQAAAAPDRELLALLARLSAAASDAGTSIGWMTRDASGTAEQARLIAAASEELAASTSEIAARSSSAAETAETARAGIATCVDDLQRASDGMRGIEQGTDEIGSRLDSFSAAALRIEEMAGTIAAISAQTNLLALNATIEAARAGEAGRGFAVVAAEVKMLSAQTAKATDEIRARLGGLREEMAAMQAAVTRSRSAVETGAAAMVRANVRVEAESGAVATVAAQMREASEIMGQQIQATGEIARSVGRIAEGTDKGRREIGDALGQLDRIEDLGRTLLDRQAGSDTAMRLARIPADCAAWRRAMAATLVGMRPADTPPVGIPADPARPAAVESALTRARELAAALGRHVRAHAWDEATTAFTGFEAALVEAKAAAEA, encoded by the coding sequence ATGTTGAGTTTGCGCCGCAAGCGCCCGGCCCCGGAGCTGGCCGGGACCGCGGTGACGGCCGACGCCCAGACGTCCGCGCCCGTGTCGACGACCGTCCTGGAAAGCGTCCCGCAGGCTGCTGCCGCGCCCGACCGCGAATTGTTGGCGCTCCTGGCGCGCCTGTCGGCCGCGGCCTCGGATGCCGGCACCTCGATCGGCTGGATGACGCGCGACGCCTCCGGCACCGCCGAGCAGGCTCGGCTGATCGCCGCCGCCAGCGAGGAACTCGCCGCCAGCACCAGCGAGATCGCGGCGCGCTCCTCCTCGGCGGCCGAGACCGCCGAGACCGCCCGCGCCGGCATCGCCACCTGCGTCGACGACCTCCAGCGCGCCAGCGACGGCATGCGCGGGATCGAGCAGGGCACCGACGAGATCGGCAGCCGGCTCGACAGCTTCTCGGCTGCCGCCCTGCGAATCGAGGAGATGGCCGGGACCATCGCGGCGATCTCGGCCCAGACCAACCTGCTGGCGCTCAACGCCACCATCGAGGCCGCCCGGGCCGGCGAGGCCGGCCGAGGCTTCGCGGTCGTGGCCGCGGAAGTGAAGATGCTCTCCGCGCAGACCGCGAAGGCGACGGACGAGATCCGCGCCCGGCTCGGCGGACTTCGTGAAGAAATGGCGGCGATGCAGGCGGCGGTCACGCGCAGCCGCAGCGCCGTGGAGACCGGCGCAGCCGCCATGGTGCGGGCCAACGTCCGGGTCGAGGCGGAGAGCGGCGCCGTCGCCACGGTGGCGGCCCAGATGCGCGAGGCCTCCGAGATCATGGGCCAGCAGATCCAGGCCACCGGTGAGATCGCCCGGAGCGTCGGCCGGATCGCGGAGGGCACCGACAAGGGCCGCCGGGAGATCGGCGACGCGCTCGGCCAGCTCGACCGGATCGAGGATCTCGGCCGCACCCTGCTCGACCGGCAGGCCGGGAGCGACACGGCGATGCGGCTCGCCCGCATCCCGGCGGATTGCGCGGCCTGGCGCCGGGCCATGGCGGCGACCCTGGTGGGGATGCGCCCGGCCGACACGCCGCCGGTCGGCATCCCCGCCGATCCGGCCCGACCGGCCGCCGTGGAATCGGCCCTCACCCGGGCCCGGGAGCTCGCCGCGGCCTTGGGCCGCCACGTCCGGGCCCACGCCTGGGACGAGGCCACAACGGCCTTCACCGGATTCGAGGCGGCCCTGGTCGAAGCGAAGGCGGCGGCCGAGGCTTGA
- a CDS encoding DUF3606 domain-containing protein has protein sequence MSIEFRGKTHIDIYDRVMREEWAQRFGVSEERLRKAVTMVGSRITSVAAYLDKPAS, from the coding sequence ATGTCCATCGAATTCAGAGGCAAGACGCATATCGACATCTACGACCGGGTCATGCGCGAAGAATGGGCGCAGCGCTTCGGTGTCAGCGAGGAGCGGTTGCGCAAGGCCGTGACCATGGTGGGGAGCCGGATCACCAGCGTCGCCGCCTATCTCGACAAGCCGGCCTCGTGA
- the hisI gene encoding phosphoribosyl-AMP cyclohydrolase, whose amino-acid sequence MTASDIAFDPPGTRAEVEEGTGLTPRFDRDGLVACIAVDAQDGRVLMLAYMNAESLARTLATGEAWYWSRSRQELWHKGATSGQIQRVVEMRVDCDQDALLIRVEVGGDGGCCHTGRRACFYRRVVRGPDGAVTLEAAGA is encoded by the coding sequence ATGACCGCAAGCGACATCGCTTTCGATCCCCCCGGCACCCGGGCCGAGGTCGAGGAAGGCACGGGCCTGACCCCGCGCTTCGACCGGGACGGCCTGGTCGCCTGCATCGCGGTCGACGCGCAGGACGGGCGTGTGCTGATGCTCGCCTACATGAACGCCGAATCGCTGGCCCGGACCCTCGCCACCGGGGAAGCCTGGTACTGGTCGCGGTCCCGGCAGGAACTCTGGCACAAGGGCGCGACCAGCGGGCAGATCCAGCGCGTCGTCGAGATGCGGGTCGATTGCGACCAGGACGCGCTGCTGATCCGCGTGGAGGTCGGTGGCGACGGCGGTTGCTGCCACACCGGCCGCCGCGCCTGCTTCTATCGCCGGGTCGTCCGCGGGCCGGATGGCGCCGTCACCCTGGAGGCCGCCGGGGCATGA
- a CDS encoding Rne/Rng family ribonuclease, producing the protein MANKMLIDAMHPEETRVVTVHGSRVEEFDFEAANRRQLRGNIYLAKVTRVEPSLQAAFVEYGGNRHGFLAFNEIHPDYYQIPLADRQALLEDEARDAEEHREREERRRRSPRRSRGRRAEARSRTDETVSAEDASEAPLGLDAQQDSGFQPAAETAHAETPHADASQGEDHTAAHEAGSAPDGTPDTLAENPEAVQEAITSETAAGDIPEHSAEAAPAVEAHAEAGERQTADHDGTVEPETVVAVAEALTVADVPAETIAEDAVEASGRGASATGEADDEAELETDLEDEESEDDEDDSDEDDSDDEDEDESDEESDEESDEDSDDPDAEPRIAQVGGNGDALAEIPERPRHYRRHYKIQEVIKRRQIILVQVVKEERGTKGAALTTYLSLAGRYSVLMPNTGRGGGISRKITSAADRKRLKEVVADLEVPDGMGVILRTAGASRSKPEIARDFEYLMRLWESVRELTLTSMAPALVYEEGSLIKRAIRDLYNKDLDEVLVSGEEAYAEAKDFMRMLMPGQSKVVKPYRDPTPIFARYGVEQQLDAMFSTHVSLKSGGYLVINPTEALVSIDVNSGRATREHDIEDTALKTNMEAAEEVARQLRLRDLAGLIVIDFIDMEEKRNNRAVEKKLNDCLKNDRARIQVGRISPFGLMEMSRQRIRTGVLESSSIPCVHCGGSGYVRATASVALHILRSIEEALLKSASHNLILRTKTEVALYILNQKRGHLRELEIRFGVTLTIAADERLPVTTAFQLDRGEPAQRAEGPVTGVRAQAISPAMEFEDEDDVEETDLAEAESEGDAEEVRTEARKDGSSREDGAREDETRDEGDGRRRRRRRRRRGGRQDGRSEEGQADGERQDSDDPDEERGTEDPSDSDEAAEAPIAAVAAEGAGSDETVAVADESTRSEEDGTRRRRRGRRGGRGRAEGRTREGGDAEGSAEVDSDAVALSAEEPVSAEAVAEAVEAAPSPVHDEVAIELPVAAAPESAERFERQAAERFETQAAEAPPEAAPTEAAPPPEPVAVVLTQPSDPDRPKRAGWWSRTKAALTGE; encoded by the coding sequence ATGGCCAACAAAATGCTGATCGACGCGATGCACCCGGAGGAGACCCGGGTCGTCACGGTCCACGGGTCTAGGGTCGAGGAGTTCGACTTCGAAGCCGCCAACCGGCGCCAGCTGCGCGGCAACATCTACCTCGCCAAGGTCACCCGGGTGGAGCCGTCGCTCCAGGCGGCCTTCGTCGAGTACGGCGGCAACCGCCACGGATTCCTCGCCTTCAACGAGATCCACCCCGACTATTACCAGATCCCGCTGGCCGACCGGCAGGCGCTGCTGGAGGACGAGGCGCGCGATGCCGAGGAGCACCGCGAGCGCGAGGAGCGCCGTCGCCGGTCGCCCCGCCGCTCCCGCGGACGCCGCGCCGAGGCGCGCTCGCGCACCGACGAGACGGTGAGCGCCGAGGACGCGTCCGAGGCCCCGCTGGGCCTGGACGCCCAGCAGGATTCGGGCTTCCAGCCGGCCGCCGAGACCGCGCACGCCGAGACCCCGCACGCGGACGCTTCGCAGGGCGAGGATCACACTGCGGCGCACGAGGCCGGGTCCGCCCCGGACGGGACGCCCGACACCCTCGCCGAGAACCCGGAAGCCGTGCAGGAGGCGATCACCTCCGAGACCGCCGCCGGCGATATCCCCGAGCATTCTGCCGAGGCGGCGCCGGCCGTCGAGGCCCACGCCGAGGCCGGCGAGCGGCAGACGGCCGACCATGACGGCACTGTCGAGCCCGAGACCGTGGTCGCCGTGGCCGAGGCCCTGACCGTCGCCGACGTGCCGGCCGAGACGATCGCCGAGGATGCCGTCGAGGCGTCCGGCCGCGGCGCGTCCGCGACGGGCGAGGCCGACGACGAGGCCGAGCTTGAGACCGACTTGGAGGACGAGGAGTCCGAGGACGACGAAGACGATTCGGACGAGGACGACTCGGACGACGAGGACGAGGACGAGTCCGACGAGGAATCGGATGAGGAGTCGGACGAGGATTCCGACGACCCCGATGCCGAGCCCCGGATCGCGCAGGTCGGCGGCAACGGCGACGCGCTCGCCGAGATCCCCGAGCGGCCGCGTCACTACCGCCGCCACTACAAGATTCAGGAGGTGATCAAGCGCCGCCAGATCATCCTGGTGCAGGTGGTCAAGGAAGAGCGCGGCACGAAGGGCGCGGCGCTCACCACCTACCTGTCGCTCGCCGGACGCTACTCGGTCCTGATGCCCAACACCGGCCGTGGCGGCGGCATCTCCCGCAAGATCACCTCGGCCGCCGACCGCAAGCGCCTCAAGGAGGTCGTGGCCGACCTGGAGGTGCCGGACGGCATGGGCGTGATCCTGCGCACCGCCGGCGCCTCGCGCTCCAAGCCCGAGATCGCCCGCGACTTCGAGTACCTGATGCGGCTCTGGGAATCGGTCCGCGAGCTGACCCTGACCTCGATGGCGCCGGCCCTGGTCTACGAGGAGGGATCGCTGATCAAGCGGGCCATCCGCGACCTCTACAACAAGGACCTGGACGAGGTTCTGGTCTCCGGCGAGGAGGCCTATGCCGAGGCCAAGGACTTCATGCGGATGCTGATGCCCGGCCAGTCCAAGGTCGTGAAGCCCTACCGCGACCCGACGCCGATCTTCGCCCGCTACGGCGTCGAGCAGCAGCTCGACGCGATGTTCTCGACCCACGTCTCGCTGAAGTCCGGCGGCTACCTGGTCATCAACCCGACCGAGGCGCTGGTCTCGATCGACGTGAACTCGGGCCGCGCCACCCGTGAGCACGACATCGAGGACACGGCCCTCAAGACCAACATGGAGGCGGCCGAGGAGGTCGCTCGCCAACTACGCCTGCGCGACCTCGCGGGCCTGATCGTCATCGACTTCATCGACATGGAGGAGAAGCGCAACAACCGCGCGGTCGAGAAGAAGCTCAACGACTGCCTGAAGAACGACCGCGCCCGCATCCAGGTCGGCCGGATCTCGCCCTTCGGCCTGATGGAGATGAGCCGGCAGCGCATCCGCACCGGCGTGCTCGAATCGTCCTCGATCCCCTGCGTGCATTGCGGCGGCTCGGGCTACGTGCGGGCCACCGCCTCCGTGGCGCTGCACATCCTGCGCTCCATCGAGGAGGCGCTGCTCAAGTCGGCCTCCCACAACCTGATCCTGCGCACCAAGACCGAGGTGGCGCTGTACATCCTCAACCAGAAGCGCGGGCACCTGCGCGAGCTGGAAATACGCTTCGGCGTCACGCTCACGATCGCGGCCGACGAGCGGCTGCCGGTGACCACCGCGTTCCAGCTCGACCGCGGCGAGCCGGCCCAGCGGGCGGAGGGTCCGGTGACGGGCGTACGCGCGCAGGCGATCTCGCCCGCCATGGAGTTCGAGGACGAGGACGACGTCGAGGAGACCGACCTGGCCGAGGCTGAGTCCGAGGGTGACGCCGAAGAGGTGCGGACCGAGGCTCGCAAGGACGGCTCATCGCGCGAGGACGGCGCCCGCGAGGACGAGACCCGCGACGAAGGCGACGGCCGTCGCCGCCGCCGTCGGCGTCGTCGGCGCGGCGGTCGCCAGGACGGTCGGTCCGAGGAGGGCCAGGCCGACGGCGAGCGTCAGGATTCCGACGACCCGGACGAGGAGCGCGGCACCGAGGACCCGTCCGATTCCGACGAGGCCGCCGAGGCCCCGATCGCGGCCGTGGCCGCCGAGGGAGCGGGGTCCGACGAGACCGTGGCCGTCGCGGACGAGTCCACCCGGTCCGAGGAGGACGGCACGCGCCGCCGTCGCCGCGGACGGCGGGGCGGTCGTGGTCGCGCCGAGGGTCGCACCCGCGAGGGTGGCGACGCGGAGGGTTCCGCGGAGGTGGATTCCGACGCGGTCGCCCTGTCGGCCGAGGAGCCGGTGAGCGCCGAGGCGGTGGCCGAGGCAGTCGAGGCCGCGCCGTCCCCCGTCCACGACGAGGTCGCCATCGAGTTGCCGGTCGCGGCCGCTCCGGAGTCCGCGGAACGGTTCGAGAGGCAGGCTGCGGAGCGGTTCGAGACGCAGGCCGCGGAAGCCCCGCCCGAGGCGGCGCCGACGGAGGCCGCCCCGCCGCCGGAGCCGGTTGCGGTGGTGCTGACCCAGCCCAGCGATCCGGACCGGCCCAAGCGCGCCGGCTGGTGGTCCCGCACCAAGGCCGCCCTGACCGGCGAGTGA
- the uraD gene encoding 2-oxo-4-hydroxy-4-carboxy-5-ureidoimidazoline decarboxylase, which yields MPDLAAINRLDEEAFVALLGGVFEHAPWVAQAAWPHRPFASRAALHDAMMQAVRAAPTEHRRAFLNNHPELAGPEARARRLTEDSTREQGSAGLDRMDAQEGAAFDRLNAAYRARFGFPFIIAVRGRGRAEILSAFEARLSREPAAEEAIALEEVALITRMRLDGLVSA from the coding sequence ATGCCAGATCTGGCGGCGATCAACCGGCTGGACGAAGAGGCCTTCGTGGCGCTTCTCGGGGGCGTGTTCGAGCACGCGCCCTGGGTCGCGCAGGCCGCCTGGCCGCATCGGCCCTTCGCGAGCCGCGCCGCATTGCACGACGCGATGATGCAGGCGGTCCGTGCCGCGCCGACGGAACACCGCCGCGCCTTCCTCAACAACCACCCGGAGCTGGCCGGCCCGGAGGCCCGGGCACGCCGCCTCACGGAGGATTCGACGCGCGAGCAGGGTAGCGCCGGCCTCGACCGCATGGATGCACAGGAGGGCGCGGCCTTCGATCGCCTAAACGCGGCCTATCGCGCCCGGTTCGGCTTCCCGTTCATCATCGCGGTGCGCGGGCGCGGGCGGGCCGAGATCCTGTCCGCCTTCGAGGCGCGCCTGTCCCGGGAGCCGGCCGCCGAGGAGGCGATCGCCCTCGAGGAGGTCGCCCTGATCACGCGCATGCGCCTCGACGGGCTGGTCTCGGCCTGA
- the folE gene encoding GTP cyclohydrolase I FolE: MYAKPDSTTMKSRVARAGDAMDAALKSLSYRGEGHGLDRGGVDGRDLGQSLTGMRNDNRPVDDGRPAAVEIAPQPASATRVPEGIETGRPSRAEAEAAVRTLLRWAGDDPTREGLRDTPARVTKAFGQLFGGYEMDAEALLARVFEEVEGYSDIVLVRDIPFYSHCEHHMVPFMGLAHIAYYPTRGVVGLSKLARVVDTFARRLQTQETMTAQIADVIESILKPRGVAVMVEAEHLCMAMRGVQKAGVSTITSQFRGVFKDDASEQVRFLTLVRGGTK, encoded by the coding sequence ATGTATGCCAAGCCTGACAGCACCACGATGAAGTCCCGTGTGGCGCGGGCCGGAGATGCCATGGATGCCGCGCTTAAATCATTGTCCTATCGAGGCGAAGGACACGGTCTGGACCGGGGCGGCGTCGATGGGCGGGATCTGGGACAGAGTCTGACCGGCATGCGCAACGACAACCGACCGGTCGATGACGGCCGCCCCGCAGCGGTCGAGATCGCGCCGCAGCCCGCCTCCGCAACCCGTGTGCCCGAGGGGATCGAGACCGGCCGCCCGAGCCGCGCCGAGGCCGAGGCCGCGGTGCGCACGCTCCTGCGCTGGGCCGGCGACGATCCGACCCGCGAGGGCCTGCGCGACACGCCGGCCCGGGTCACCAAGGCCTTCGGGCAGCTGTTCGGCGGCTACGAGATGGATGCCGAGGCCTTGCTGGCCCGCGTCTTCGAGGAGGTCGAGGGCTATTCGGACATCGTGCTGGTGCGCGACATCCCGTTCTACTCCCACTGCGAGCACCACATGGTGCCGTTCATGGGGCTCGCCCACATCGCCTATTACCCGACCCGCGGCGTCGTCGGACTCTCGAAGCTCGCCCGCGTGGTCGATACCTTCGCGCGCCGCCTGCAGACGCAGGAGACGATGACCGCGCAGATCGCCGACGTGATCGAGAGCATCCTCAAGCCCCGGGGCGTCGCCGTGATGGTGGAGGCCGAGCACCTCTGCATGGCGATGCGCGGCGTGCAGAAGGCCGGCGTCTCGACGATCACCAGCCAGTTCCGCGGCGTCTTCAAGGACGATGCCAGCGAGCAGGTGCGCTTCCTCACCCTGGTGCGCGGCGGGACAAAGTAA
- the yidD gene encoding membrane protein insertion efficiency factor YidD, giving the protein MVRRAAHWAIRTYQLTLSGLIGRQCRHWPSCSEYADQAITQHGFWPGAWMGFARICRCGPFGTHGIDLVPERLPGGSVWYRPWAYARWRGVEAPPSPFACEAVALGADRPEEPGRDGTRRSRGI; this is encoded by the coding sequence ATGGTTCGCCGCGCCGCGCATTGGGCGATTCGCACCTACCAGCTGACCCTGTCGGGATTGATCGGCCGCCAGTGCCGCCACTGGCCGAGCTGCTCCGAATACGCCGACCAGGCCATCACCCAGCACGGCTTCTGGCCAGGCGCCTGGATGGGCTTCGCGCGGATCTGCCGCTGCGGTCCGTTCGGGACCCACGGCATCGATCTCGTACCCGAGCGGCTACCCGGCGGGAGCGTCTGGTACCGCCCCTGGGCCTATGCCCGCTGGCGCGGCGTCGAGGCCCCGCCGTCGCCCTTCGCCTGCGAGGCGGTTGCGCTCGGGGCCGACCGCCCGGAGGAGCCGGGCCGGGACGGAACGCGGCGTTCCCGCGGCATCTGA
- a CDS encoding DUF2934 domain-containing protein — protein sequence MKAESSEPGRDARPAPDPAAPEPAVPESGPRPPASRTEDKSAPDAIPFEEIRERAYELWERNHRPEGFEIEFWLLAERELRKERSRK from the coding sequence ATGAAAGCCGAGTCGTCGGAACCCGGTCGCGACGCACGGCCTGCTCCGGACCCCGCTGCCCCGGAGCCGGCGGTCCCGGAGAGCGGACCGCGGCCGCCCGCGTCACGGACCGAAGACAAATCCGCGCCGGACGCGATCCCGTTCGAGGAGATCCGGGAGCGCGCCTACGAGTTGTGGGAGCGCAACCACCGGCCAGAGGGCTTCGAGATCGAGTTCTGGCTGCTGGCGGAGCGGGAACTGCGCAAGGAGCGCAGCCGCAAGTAG
- a CDS encoding iron-sulfur cluster assembly scaffold protein: MLDDIYNRRILELAADIPHLGRLERPDASATAHSRLCGSTVTVDVVLGADGRVADFAQEVRACALGQASSSLMGRHVVGATENELRGVREAMRAMLKANGPAPGGAWADLAVLEPVREFKARHASTLLTFDAVVDALDQIAAKRRSGGEQGTGQQATAATADA; this comes from the coding sequence ATGCTCGACGACATCTACAACCGCCGTATCCTCGAACTGGCCGCCGACATCCCGCATCTGGGGCGCCTGGAGCGGCCCGATGCCAGCGCCACCGCACATTCCCGCCTGTGCGGTTCGACGGTCACGGTCGACGTCGTCCTCGGCGCGGACGGCCGCGTGGCCGATTTCGCGCAGGAGGTCCGCGCCTGCGCCCTGGGGCAGGCCTCCTCGTCGCTGATGGGCCGCCACGTGGTTGGCGCCACCGAGAACGAGCTGCGCGGCGTCCGCGAGGCCATGCGGGCGATGCTCAAGGCCAACGGCCCCGCGCCCGGCGGGGCCTGGGCGGACCTCGCGGTCCTGGAGCCGGTGCGGGAGTTCAAGGCGCGCCACGCCTCGACCCTGCTGACCTTCGACGCGGTGGTCGACGCCCTCGACCAGATCGCCGCCAAGCGCCGATCCGGCGGAGAACAGGGCACCGGGCAGCAGGCCACCGCGGCGACGGCCGACGCGTAG
- a CDS encoding patatin-like phospholipase family protein, whose translation MSASLALQWQECPAVPYFLPGTVEPIRPLPAAGPRIGLALGGGSARGWAHIGVIRALEEGGIHPTVVAGCSIGAVVGACYAAGRLDRLESFARELTRHRVVRLIDPRFPGSGLIAGNRLRRRLFADLGTRRIESLPIRFGCVATEFGSGLEVNLTEGPTVDAVRASYAIPGLFPPVTHEGRVLMDGTLVNPVPVALARALGADLVICVNLNGDTGGPVVHEVPAPAARRSFLQLIRARLPGFEPQEAEIPVPGIARVVLGAFNITQDRISRARLERDPPDVAIGPDVAAFGLFDFHKAAEGIDIGYRAARASLPRIRAVVNGAAARA comes from the coding sequence ATGAGCGCGTCCCTTGCCTTGCAATGGCAAGAATGTCCGGCCGTCCCCTATTTCCTCCCCGGAACCGTCGAGCCGATCCGGCCCCTGCCCGCTGCCGGCCCCCGCATCGGCCTGGCGCTCGGCGGTGGTTCGGCCCGGGGCTGGGCCCATATCGGGGTGATCCGCGCCCTCGAGGAGGGCGGCATCCATCCCACCGTGGTGGCGGGCTGCTCGATCGGCGCCGTGGTCGGCGCCTGCTACGCCGCCGGGCGCCTCGACCGCCTGGAGAGCTTCGCGCGGGAACTCACCCGGCACCGGGTAGTCCGGCTGATCGACCCGCGCTTTCCCGGTTCCGGGCTGATCGCCGGCAACCGCCTCCGTCGGCGGCTGTTCGCCGATCTCGGCACGCGCCGGATCGAGAGCCTGCCGATCCGCTTCGGCTGCGTCGCCACCGAGTTCGGCAGCGGCCTGGAGGTGAACCTGACCGAAGGGCCGACCGTCGATGCGGTGCGCGCCTCCTACGCGATCCCCGGCCTGTTCCCGCCCGTGACCCACGAGGGGCGCGTGCTGATGGACGGGACCCTGGTCAACCCCGTCCCGGTGGCGCTCGCCCGCGCGCTCGGGGCCGATCTCGTGATCTGCGTGAACCTCAACGGCGATACCGGTGGCCCGGTGGTGCACGAGGTGCCGGCGCCGGCCGCGCGCCGGAGCTTCCTCCAGCTGATCCGCGCGCGCCTGCCGGGCTTCGAGCCCCAGGAAGCCGAGATCCCGGTCCCGGGCATTGCCCGGGTCGTGCTCGGCGCCTTCAACATCACCCAGGACCGGATCTCCCGGGCGCGGCTGGAGCGCGACCCGCCGGACGTGGCCATCGGCCCGGATGTCGCGGCCTTCGGCCTGTTCGACTTCCACAAGGCCGCCGAGGGGATCGATATCGGCTACCGGGCGGCCCGGGCGTCCCTGCCCCGGATCCGCGCTGTCGTGAACGGCGCCGCAGCGCGGGCCTAG
- the uraH gene encoding hydroxyisourate hydrolase has translation MAGISTHVLDTDRGRPAAGVRIDFSVLEDGTWRLVKSVVTNADGRTDAPILPAGEARTGQYELAFHVADYFRDRPGTDPGDVFIDDPVVRFAIFDAGQHYHVPMLCAPASFTTYRGS, from the coding sequence ATGGCCGGCATCTCGACGCATGTCCTCGATACCGATCGCGGCCGCCCGGCCGCGGGCGTGCGGATCGACTTCTCGGTCCTGGAGGACGGGACGTGGCGGCTGGTGAAGAGCGTCGTCACCAACGCGGATGGGCGCACCGACGCGCCGATCCTGCCGGCCGGCGAGGCCCGGACCGGGCAGTACGAGCTGGCGTTCCATGTCGCGGATTATTTCCGGGACCGTCCGGGCACCGACCCGGGCGACGTCTTCATCGACGACCCGGTGGTGCGCTTCGCGATCTTCGATGCCGGGCAGCACTACCATGTGCCGATGCTGTGCGCGCCGGCGAGCTTCACCACCTACCGCGGCAGCTGA
- the uraH gene encoding hydroxyisourate hydrolase, whose translation MGTVTRRAFAELGLGGAAMAAAAGGSQAGPAPPGDGGRRPGALTVAPTSQAGLGPRLTLHALDNANGTPAAGLVCDLSIREDDVYRPIKTVTTAANGRPAEPLLVDDALKAGRYELLLHVGAYFAALGVTLPSPNFLSLVPIRFQIRDARQRYHLPVLFTPWGYSYYRGS comes from the coding sequence GTGGGCACCGTGACTCGCCGGGCCTTCGCTGAACTCGGCCTCGGTGGCGCGGCCATGGCGGCTGCCGCGGGCGGATCCCAGGCGGGGCCAGCCCCTCCGGGCGACGGGGGGCGGCGGCCCGGGGCGCTCACCGTGGCCCCGACCTCACAGGCGGGGCTCGGGCCGCGGCTGACCCTGCACGCGCTCGACAATGCCAATGGAACCCCGGCGGCCGGATTGGTCTGCGACCTCTCGATCCGCGAGGACGACGTCTACCGGCCGATCAAGACGGTCACCACGGCGGCCAACGGCCGGCCGGCCGAACCGCTCCTCGTCGACGACGCGCTGAAGGCCGGCCGCTACGAGCTGCTGCTGCATGTCGGGGCGTATTTCGCGGCCCTCGGGGTGACGCTGCCGAGCCCGAATTTCCTGAGCCTCGTGCCGATCCGCTTCCAGATCCGCGACGCGCGCCAGCGCTACCACCTGCCGGTGCTGTTCACGCCCTGGGGTTATTCCTACTATCGGGGCAGCTGA